From Variovorax sp. PMC12, the proteins below share one genomic window:
- a CDS encoding prolyl oligopeptidase family serine peptidase, with translation MTSSLPPQHAQDDHLWLEDIDGDKPLDWARAQNARTVQAYARSPAFDALQQGILEVLDSDDRIPMVRKIGARFYNFWRDKDHPKGLWRRTTLDEYRKPQPAWETVLDLDALAAADGENWVWHGADCLEPDYRRCLISLSRGGADADVVREFDLETAQFVEGGFSLPEAKNHVGWKDIDHLYVATDFGPGSMTSSSYPRIVKEWRRGTPLADAVTVYEGLHEDMSVSAWRDNTPGFERDFVTRQIDFYESETWLRGADGQLVKIDVPDDSNTDITREWMLIEPREDWTVGGRTYASGSLLAAKFDDYMAGRRELTVLFEPDDTTALDDHSWTRNHLILNVMHDVVNRLEVLTPPADGKGPWKRESLGGAPALSTIAAGGIDEDENDDYFLTVSGFLQPTTLYIGTIGQGEPQVLKHSPAFFDASRYRVSQHFVQSKDGTRVPYFEIAAKDLQANGRNPTLQYAYGGFEISLQPSYSGSIGRAWLDRGGVYVIANIRGGGEYGPRWHQAALQENRLRTCEDFAAVSEDLIARKITSPAHLGAMGGSNGGLLMGNMLTLYPQLYGAIVSEVALLDMRRYTQLSAGASWIAEYGDPEQPDEWEFIRTFSPYENAKPGQAYPPALFTTSTRDDRVGPVHARKMHAKMLALGYDSSFYENMEGGHSAAADNKESAFMDALGYAYLWQHLGKPA, from the coding sequence ATGACATCCAGCCTCCCCCCGCAGCACGCCCAGGACGACCATCTCTGGCTCGAAGACATCGACGGCGACAAGCCGCTCGACTGGGCCCGCGCGCAGAACGCCCGCACCGTGCAGGCCTATGCGCGGTCGCCCGCCTTCGATGCGCTCCAGCAGGGCATCCTCGAGGTGCTCGACTCGGACGACCGCATTCCGATGGTGCGCAAGATCGGTGCGCGCTTCTACAACTTCTGGCGCGACAAGGACCATCCGAAGGGCCTCTGGCGCCGCACCACGCTGGACGAGTACCGCAAGCCGCAGCCCGCCTGGGAGACCGTGCTCGACCTCGACGCGCTGGCCGCGGCCGACGGCGAGAACTGGGTCTGGCACGGTGCCGACTGCCTGGAGCCCGACTACAGGCGCTGCCTGATCTCGCTGTCTCGCGGCGGCGCCGACGCCGACGTGGTGCGCGAGTTCGACCTGGAAACCGCGCAGTTCGTCGAAGGCGGCTTCTCGCTGCCCGAGGCCAAGAACCACGTGGGCTGGAAAGACATCGACCACCTCTACGTGGCCACCGACTTCGGCCCCGGCTCGATGACCAGCTCCAGCTACCCGCGCATCGTGAAGGAATGGCGGCGCGGCACGCCGCTGGCCGATGCCGTGACGGTGTACGAGGGCCTGCACGAGGACATGTCCGTCAGTGCCTGGCGCGACAACACGCCCGGCTTCGAGCGCGACTTCGTCACGCGGCAGATCGACTTCTACGAGAGCGAGACCTGGCTGCGCGGCGCCGACGGCCAGCTCGTGAAGATCGACGTGCCCGACGACTCCAACACCGACATCACGCGCGAGTGGATGCTGATCGAGCCGCGCGAGGACTGGACGGTGGGTGGCCGCACCTACGCTTCAGGCTCGCTGCTGGCCGCGAAGTTCGACGACTACATGGCCGGCAGGCGCGAGCTGACGGTGCTGTTCGAGCCCGACGACACCACCGCGCTGGACGACCACTCGTGGACGCGCAACCACCTGATCCTCAACGTGATGCACGACGTGGTGAACCGCCTCGAGGTGCTCACGCCGCCCGCCGATGGAAAGGGGCCGTGGAAGCGCGAGAGCCTGGGCGGCGCGCCAGCGCTCTCGACCATCGCGGCCGGCGGCATCGACGAGGACGAGAACGACGACTACTTCCTCACGGTGAGCGGCTTCCTGCAGCCGACCACGCTCTACATCGGCACCATCGGCCAGGGCGAGCCCCAGGTGCTGAAGCACAGCCCGGCGTTCTTCGACGCCTCGCGCTACCGCGTGAGCCAGCACTTCGTGCAGTCGAAGGACGGCACCCGCGTGCCCTACTTCGAGATCGCCGCCAAGGACCTGCAGGCCAACGGCAGGAACCCCACGCTGCAGTACGCCTACGGCGGCTTCGAGATTTCATTGCAGCCCAGCTACAGCGGCAGCATCGGCCGCGCATGGCTGGACCGGGGCGGCGTGTACGTCATCGCCAACATCCGCGGCGGCGGCGAGTACGGCCCGCGCTGGCACCAGGCGGCGCTGCAGGAGAACCGGCTGCGCACCTGCGAAGACTTCGCGGCGGTGTCCGAGGACCTCATCGCGCGCAAGATCACCTCGCCCGCCCACCTGGGCGCAATGGGCGGCAGCAACGGCGGGCTGCTGATGGGCAACATGCTCACGCTGTACCCGCAGCTCTACGGCGCGATCGTGAGCGAGGTCGCGCTGCTCGACATGCGGCGCTATACGCAGCTGTCGGCCGGTGCCTCGTGGATTGCGGAATACGGCGACCCGGAACAGCCCGACGAGTGGGAGTTCATCCGCACCTTCTCGCCCTACGAGAACGCGAAGCCGGGCCAGGCCTACCCGCCGGCGCTCTTCACCACGTCGACGCGCGACGACCGCGTGGGGCCGGTGCATGCGCGCAAGATGCACGCGAAGATGCTGGCGCTGGGCTACGACAGCAGCTTCTACGAGAACATGGAAGGCGGCCACAGCGCGGCCGCGGACAACAAGGAATCGGCGTTCATGGATGCGCTGGGCTATGCATATCTGTGGCAACACCTGGGGAAGCCGGCATGA
- a CDS encoding WS/DGAT/MGAT family O-acyltransferase, whose amino-acid sequence MKHLSGLDATFLHLETPEMPMHVGSLNVLDLPKGYKGDFYEDAKNFMASRIHLADVFTRKLALMPFDMTNPVWVEDDDIDLDYHVRHITLPKPGTNRQLQQYVARLHSTLIDRSRPMWEFFIIDGLKSGQVALYTKVHHAGIDGQAGVEVGKAIFDLEPTGRVVKPPRSRPRSSGYQLGMAELASAALRNTAQQYVKLFKMAPAIARAIGGLAKPDEKAAEKNTTAAPKKFNLFAPRTSLNVSITNQRTFAGRTISLAETKYIAKHFGVSLNDVVMATVAGALRHYLADNNELPAKPLVAGVPVSLREAGDQTANNQASMILVSLATDITDPLQRLKAINASSTASKSTMNRFKAVILDDFPTFAAPWLVSGIASMVGRSGIVNLLPPAANVAISNVAGAPFPMYFAGALVTCYYPVSIASHGTALNVTVQSYNGRMDYGLIACRRAVPDITEIGDYLLAEHKLLMELTQKHPAAAGAAPAPVPPKTVEAPADEAAAAAPVAAKKKPAARKKAPVKVAAAGKAVKPVKAKAPAKAPPKAVAKKAKPAPKPTVPKPPARKAAPAKRSGASRAAAA is encoded by the coding sequence ATGAAACACCTGAGCGGACTTGATGCCACTTTCCTGCACCTGGAAACGCCGGAAATGCCGATGCACGTGGGCTCCCTGAACGTGCTCGACCTGCCCAAGGGCTACAAGGGCGACTTCTACGAAGACGCCAAGAACTTCATGGCCAGCCGCATCCACCTGGCCGACGTATTCACGCGCAAGCTCGCGCTGATGCCCTTCGACATGACCAACCCGGTGTGGGTCGAGGACGACGACATCGACCTCGACTACCACGTGCGCCACATCACCCTGCCCAAGCCCGGAACCAACCGGCAGTTGCAGCAATACGTGGCGCGGCTGCATTCCACGCTCATCGACCGCAGCCGGCCGATGTGGGAGTTCTTCATCATCGACGGCTTGAAGAGCGGGCAGGTGGCGCTCTACACCAAGGTGCACCATGCGGGCATCGACGGGCAGGCCGGCGTGGAAGTGGGCAAGGCCATCTTCGACCTGGAGCCCACGGGCCGCGTGGTGAAGCCGCCGCGCTCGCGACCGCGCAGCAGCGGCTACCAGCTGGGCATGGCCGAACTCGCGAGCGCCGCGCTGCGCAACACGGCGCAGCAATACGTGAAGCTCTTCAAGATGGCGCCGGCCATCGCGCGCGCCATCGGCGGCCTGGCCAAGCCCGACGAGAAGGCGGCCGAGAAGAACACGACCGCCGCGCCGAAGAAGTTCAACCTCTTCGCGCCGCGCACCTCGCTCAACGTGTCGATCACCAACCAGCGCACCTTCGCCGGACGCACCATCTCCCTGGCCGAGACCAAGTACATCGCCAAGCACTTCGGCGTGTCGCTCAACGACGTGGTCATGGCCACGGTGGCCGGCGCGCTGCGCCACTACCTGGCCGACAACAACGAGCTGCCGGCCAAGCCGCTGGTGGCCGGCGTGCCGGTGAGCCTGCGCGAGGCCGGCGACCAGACGGCCAACAACCAGGCCAGCATGATCCTGGTGAGCCTGGCCACCGACATCACCGACCCGCTGCAGCGGCTGAAGGCGATCAATGCGTCTTCCACCGCGTCCAAGTCGACCATGAACCGCTTCAAGGCGGTGATCCTCGACGACTTCCCGACCTTCGCCGCGCCCTGGCTGGTGTCGGGCATCGCGTCGATGGTGGGGCGCTCGGGCATCGTCAACCTGCTGCCGCCGGCGGCCAACGTGGCCATCTCCAACGTGGCCGGCGCGCCGTTCCCGATGTACTTTGCCGGCGCGCTCGTGACCTGCTACTACCCGGTGTCGATCGCCAGCCATGGCACGGCGCTGAACGTGACGGTGCAGAGCTACAACGGCCGCATGGACTACGGGCTGATCGCCTGCCGCCGCGCCGTGCCCGACATCACCGAGATCGGCGACTACCTGCTGGCCGAGCACAAGCTGCTGATGGAGCTGACGCAGAAGCACCCGGCCGCCGCGGGCGCCGCGCCCGCGCCGGTGCCTCCGAAGACGGTCGAGGCGCCTGCCGACGAGGCGGCGGCCGCCGCGCCGGTTGCCGCGAAGAAGAAGCCGGCCGCGCGCAAGAAGGCCCCGGTGAAGGTCGCGGCGGCGGGGAAGGCGGTGAAGCCCGTGAAGGCGAAGGCGCCCGCCAAGGCTCCTCCCAAGGCGGTGGCGAAGAAGGCCAAGCCCGCTCCCAAGCCCACGGTCCCCAAGCCGCCGGCGCGCAAGGCCGCTCCGGCCAAGCGTTCCGGCGCTTCGCGGGCCGCGGCGGCATGA